A genomic segment from Gilvibacter sp. SZ-19 encodes:
- a CDS encoding M14 family zinc carboxypeptidase — translation MNPKLPLKAITFVMALFVSAGLFAQETAKRIQIDNVSPTLSKLLVENGIDLRCGVQHTHEKLQLELQPTELSVLQSLDVDYTVLIDDLYAHYQEVAAKELPKAKAQLAQMKAIQAAEAAAKSSVSSATQDNFLQYTGSSEVAWAIPSNFHLGAGFGGCLTVDEVLIELDEMEALFPGLVSAKQDASPSGEVTWGNNSSGTANDWAGQTVYYVRMTSDQASAEGTKPAMLFTSMIHSREVSSMMSNIYFMWYLLENYGVDNRVTELLDNNEIYFIPIVNPDGLRWNQTITPSGGGMQRKNLNPSSGNSTVSSSNTTRGVDLNRNFDYFWGTAGSGSSGTPSSDSYRGTSPWSEPESRILRDFILYDGPDAGTDPDRNFKIVLMNHTFANSIPHPYGGNPTNVSGREDEMHAWHAEMTRYNRYVSGATIFTPANGIADDWMVGGPTDGNGSVGSGINLLGTTPEIGGNGFWPPSTEITPNAQAVVRHFFASIYYGGKYAKFHDMTQSDVTSLTPNLTFAIERVGQTASDFDLVVTPGTNMTGSAVTLSANGLGIVGSSAWTNLTTPVSLDMNIQADDTFTYTVSLRNDDGNVIYEAEIEKVYNPTVIFSDNPDTDGLTNWTATGAWNNSSLDGFTGTRSLRSSSTIPYVNNSNGTLTSAAFDISTAGETVIQYYTKYDIERNFDYVEVLGSTDGTNWVALSGRYTKPEATSSTNDHNAKGTTDEGHQSGSSGLVYDGDTFDQWVMEEIVISLGENTSLFGSNSVQIRFRYSNDSNNRGENYSYNFDGFFIDDFKVIRTSTEVQCNFDLVNTFPYTEDWENGRGLFKEQAGDDGDWTLNTGGTVSSNTGPSQGNDPVAPDGGQYLYTEASTSDLGFNANVILTSGCIDLSNHYGASIAFDYHMFGAAMGTVALEVSEDGGITWSQATSITGQQQTSNGAAWLTENVDLSALSYDGKVIRVRFNATTGTDFTSDIAIDNFVLNATEVCSVTTTWTGSWDNGTPTANVQAVIASDYDMNTLPSIEACAITVQSGATLTVAAGTYASSTGDITVDTGGNLVVAHEGSVVQTDDTSAATNNGSITVSKTTPTLGFREFSVMSSPMSTSTRDVAFSGAFRAFGHNTANFDTNDAVTAIVGDAINFVDQTGNDRIPLTGSESLDVARGYIVVPFGPGPGGTYTANYTQGTLNNGQVTKSLIYNGSPEESANLIGNPYASAIDADLFLANNPHIPELYFWNQNTTPAAGPGYLAYSMEDISQYNSSGGIAAASDPGNIPDQFVPSGQGFGVKPTSNANAVFSNTMRVTGNNTGFKSTPEATARPNRIWLQMNNASYTESTSTTLVAFLSEATDGFDLGYDSKRIGTYVSLFSTVDDLELGIQGRAAFTEDTKVPMGFRTLLEETTAYTISIAQLEGNEINGATVYLKDLQTGVITNLNERDYTFTADQGHYPDRFELFFKNELLGTEDLGFSDASVLLYPNPASSAFTIQNTSNEVIETVTLIDIQGRVVFTADMNGQSQRDIFVGQLPAGVYLVKLQTSNQEVIKRLIKN, via the coding sequence ATGAACCCAAAACTACCTCTAAAGGCTATTACCTTTGTGATGGCTCTGTTTGTTTCTGCCGGGCTATTCGCTCAAGAAACTGCTAAAAGAATTCAGATCGACAACGTATCTCCTACGCTGTCTAAACTTTTGGTCGAGAACGGAATTGACCTGCGCTGTGGTGTTCAGCACACCCACGAGAAGCTCCAGTTAGAATTGCAACCTACCGAATTGTCGGTATTGCAATCTTTGGATGTTGACTATACCGTACTTATCGATGACCTGTATGCGCATTATCAGGAAGTTGCTGCCAAGGAACTTCCAAAAGCTAAAGCGCAATTGGCACAAATGAAAGCTATTCAAGCTGCGGAAGCTGCTGCTAAGAGCTCTGTGAGTAGTGCCACTCAAGATAACTTCTTGCAATACACAGGATCTTCTGAGGTAGCCTGGGCTATCCCGAGCAATTTTCATTTAGGAGCCGGTTTTGGCGGCTGTTTGACTGTAGATGAAGTCCTTATAGAGTTAGACGAGATGGAGGCATTATTCCCAGGTCTTGTTTCTGCTAAGCAAGATGCTTCCCCTAGCGGCGAAGTTACTTGGGGTAACAACAGTTCCGGTACAGCGAATGACTGGGCTGGGCAGACTGTTTACTATGTGCGTATGACAAGTGATCAGGCTTCTGCAGAAGGTACTAAGCCTGCTATGCTCTTTACTTCTATGATCCACTCTAGAGAGGTTAGCTCTATGATGAGTAACATCTACTTTATGTGGTACCTGCTTGAGAACTACGGTGTTGACAACCGAGTGACCGAGCTTTTGGACAATAACGAAATTTACTTCATTCCTATAGTGAACCCTGATGGATTGCGTTGGAATCAGACCATTACACCTTCTGGTGGAGGAATGCAGCGTAAAAACCTGAATCCTTCTTCTGGTAACAGTACAGTAAGTTCATCTAACACCACCCGTGGTGTGGACTTGAACAGAAACTTTGATTACTTCTGGGGAACCGCGGGTTCTGGATCTTCAGGTACTCCAAGTTCTGATTCATATAGAGGAACCAGCCCATGGTCTGAGCCAGAATCACGAATTTTAAGAGACTTTATCTTGTACGACGGTCCTGACGCTGGTACCGATCCAGACCGAAACTTCAAGATAGTTTTAATGAACCACACCTTTGCCAACAGTATTCCTCACCCATATGGTGGTAACCCTACTAACGTTTCAGGGCGCGAGGACGAAATGCATGCTTGGCACGCGGAAATGACCCGATATAACCGTTATGTTTCTGGAGCGACTATCTTTACTCCTGCTAACGGTATTGCAGACGACTGGATGGTTGGTGGACCAACTGATGGTAATGGATCTGTAGGATCTGGCATCAACCTATTGGGAACAACTCCTGAGATCGGTGGGAACGGATTTTGGCCTCCTTCTACGGAGATCACTCCTAACGCTCAGGCTGTAGTGCGTCACTTCTTTGCCTCTATTTACTACGGAGGTAAGTATGCGAAGTTCCATGACATGACGCAATCTGACGTAACTAGTCTTACTCCTAACCTAACTTTTGCTATTGAGCGTGTAGGACAAACAGCTAGCGACTTTGACCTGGTAGTTACACCAGGAACCAATATGACAGGATCTGCTGTCACTTTAAGTGCAAACGGTCTTGGTATTGTAGGATCAAGTGCTTGGACAAACCTAACAACCCCAGTATCACTAGATATGAACATTCAGGCAGATGACACTTTCACGTATACGGTTTCTTTGCGCAACGATGACGGAAACGTGATCTACGAGGCAGAAATTGAAAAAGTATACAACCCAACGGTAATCTTCTCTGATAACCCGGATACAGATGGACTAACCAACTGGACAGCTACCGGAGCTTGGAATAACTCCTCTTTAGACGGTTTCACTGGAACTCGTTCTTTAAGAAGCTCTAGTACCATTCCTTATGTTAACAATTCTAACGGAACGCTTACCTCTGCTGCATTTGATATTTCAACTGCGGGAGAGACTGTGATCCAGTATTACACTAAATACGATATTGAACGCAACTTCGACTACGTTGAAGTATTAGGTTCTACAGATGGCACGAACTGGGTAGCTCTTAGCGGACGCTACACCAAACCAGAAGCTACCTCTTCTACTAACGACCACAATGCCAAAGGAACAACAGACGAAGGCCACCAGAGCGGAAGTTCAGGCTTAGTTTATGATGGCGATACCTTTGATCAATGGGTAATGGAGGAGATAGTAATCAGCTTAGGCGAAAATACTTCTTTATTTGGTTCCAATAGCGTTCAGATTCGTTTTAGATATTCTAACGACTCGAACAACCGTGGTGAAAACTACAGCTACAACTTTGACGGATTCTTTATAGACGACTTTAAGGTGATCCGCACCAGTACAGAGGTACAGTGTAACTTTGATCTTGTTAACACTTTCCCTTATACAGAAGATTGGGAAAATGGACGTGGACTATTTAAAGAGCAAGCTGGAGACGACGGTGACTGGACGCTTAATACTGGTGGAACTGTTAGTTCTAATACTGGACCAAGTCAAGGGAACGATCCTGTTGCTCCAGACGGTGGACAATATCTATATACAGAGGCTTCTACTTCTGATTTAGGATTCAATGCCAACGTAATTCTTACGAGCGGATGTATCGACCTAAGTAATCATTACGGAGCTTCAATTGCTTTCGATTATCACATGTTCGGTGCGGCTATGGGAACTGTAGCCTTAGAGGTTAGTGAGGATGGTGGTATCACTTGGTCACAAGCTACCAGCATCACCGGACAACAGCAAACATCTAACGGTGCTGCATGGCTTACCGAGAATGTAGACCTTAGCGCCTTAAGTTACGACGGTAAAGTGATCCGTGTTCGTTTTAACGCGACTACTGGTACAGACTTTACTTCAGACATTGCAATAGACAACTTTGTACTTAATGCCACAGAAGTATGTAGTGTTACTACTACTTGGACTGGTAGCTGGGACAATGGAACGCCAACGGCTAACGTACAAGCTGTTATTGCTTCAGATTATGATATGAATACGCTTCCTAGCATTGAAGCTTGTGCCATTACGGTACAAAGTGGTGCTACCCTTACTGTTGCTGCAGGAACCTATGCCAGCTCCACAGGAGATATCACTGTAGATACCGGAGGAAACCTTGTTGTAGCCCATGAAGGATCTGTGGTTCAAACTGACGATACTTCTGCAGCTACCAACAACGGAAGCATTACAGTTTCTAAAACGACTCCTACCCTAGGATTCAGAGAGTTTAGCGTAATGTCGAGCCCAATGTCTACTTCTACAAGAGACGTTGCATTCTCTGGTGCTTTTAGAGCTTTTGGCCACAATACCGCGAACTTTGACACCAATGATGCAGTAACGGCAATTGTTGGAGACGCGATCAACTTTGTGGATCAGACCGGAAACGACCGTATTCCATTAACAGGATCTGAGTCTCTAGATGTAGCTCGTGGTTATATTGTTGTGCCATTTGGTCCTGGACCAGGTGGAACCTACACGGCAAATTATACACAAGGAACATTGAACAACGGACAGGTGACTAAATCATTGATCTATAACGGATCTCCAGAAGAAAGTGCCAACTTAATTGGTAATCCTTATGCTTCTGCAATCGATGCTGATCTGTTCTTGGCCAACAATCCACATATTCCTGAATTGTATTTCTGGAATCAGAACACCACTCCAGCTGCAGGACCTGGTTACCTTGCTTACAGCATGGAAGACATTTCTCAGTACAACTCCTCTGGAGGTATAGCTGCGGCTTCCGATCCAGGAAACATTCCTGATCAGTTTGTACCATCAGGGCAAGGATTTGGTGTAAAACCAACCAGTAACGCTAATGCGGTATTCTCTAATACTATGCGTGTAACTGGCAACAATACCGGATTCAAGAGTACTCCAGAGGCTACGGCAAGACCGAACCGCATTTGGTTGCAAATGAACAATGCATCTTATACGGAGTCTACCAGTACTACTTTGGTTGCTTTCTTGAGCGAAGCTACAGATGGCTTTGACCTTGGATACGACAGTAAAAGAATCGGAACCTATGTTTCTCTTTTCTCTACAGTTGACGATCTAGAACTAGGAATTCAAGGACGCGCAGCCTTTACCGAAGACACTAAAGTTCCTATGGGCTTTAGAACACTATTGGAAGAGACCACTGCTTATACTATTAGCATTGCACAGTTAGAAGGAAACGAGATCAATGGTGCCACGGTATACCTAAAGGATCTTCAAACTGGAGTGATCACAAATCTAAATGAGCGTGATTATACCTTTACCGCAGATCAAGGACACTACCCTGATCGTTTTGAACTGTTCTTTAAGAATGAATTACTTGGAACTGAGGATCTAGGATTTAGCGATGCGAGCGTACTGCTCTACCCTAACCCTGCATCTTCTGCCTTCACTATTCAGAATACAAGCAATGAGGTAATCGAAACAGTGACCCTTATCGACATTCAAGGTCGTGTAGTTTTCACTGCAGATATGAACGGACAATCTCAACGCGATATTTTTGTAGGACAACTTCCGGCTGGAGTCTATTTAGTTAAACTGCAGACTAGTAACCAGGAAGTGATCAAAAGACTGATCAAGAATTAA
- a CDS encoding START-like domain-containing protein: MSDKVKYEMEFPIHVSPSLLYQYLSTPSGLSEWYADNVNSRGELFTFIWDGSEEQAKLISKKSGERVKFRWMEDEDTDYYFELRIQVDEITKDVSLMVTDFAEDDEMEEGKMLWDNMISELKHILGSV; this comes from the coding sequence ATGAGCGACAAAGTGAAATATGAAATGGAGTTCCCAATCCATGTGTCTCCATCCCTTCTTTACCAATACCTTTCAACACCATCCGGACTCTCAGAGTGGTACGCAGATAATGTCAATTCCAGAGGAGAACTCTTTACCTTCATTTGGGATGGCAGCGAGGAACAAGCCAAGCTGATCAGCAAGAAAAGTGGCGAGCGCGTCAAGTTTCGTTGGATGGAAGACGAAGACACCGATTATTATTTTGAATTACGCATCCAAGTAGATGAGATCACCAAAGACGTTTCTCTTATGGTTACCGACTTTGCCGAAGATGACGAAATGGAAGAAGGTAAAATGCTCTGGGACAACATGATCTCAGAACTAAAACATATTTTAGGATCGGTTTAA
- a CDS encoding aminotransferase class IV translates to MYNINGTLTADQSALTLDNRGLNYGDAVFETLRVQQGKILFWEDHYFRLMSAMRIMRMEIPMEFTPEQLSEQILALVTANELMAKTAVVKLLVYRKSGGLYGPQHLEVEYTMSLRAIESPFYTLNEAPYEVELYKDHYLSPSLLSTLKTNNKALQVLGSIYARENDYQNCLVVNTDKEIVEALNGNLFLVKGDRIKTPAIASGCLNGIMRKQILKLLLELPDYLIEEGPVSPFELQKADEMFLTNVVQGIQPVTKYRKKQYDNKVAKDLIGKLNARVRLS, encoded by the coding sequence ATGTACAATATCAACGGAACACTCACGGCAGATCAATCCGCGTTAACACTTGACAACAGAGGCCTCAACTACGGAGACGCCGTGTTTGAGACCCTTCGTGTGCAGCAGGGAAAGATCCTTTTCTGGGAAGATCATTATTTCCGACTCATGTCGGCCATGCGTATTATGCGTATGGAGATACCCATGGAGTTTACTCCGGAGCAGCTCAGTGAGCAAATATTAGCCTTGGTAACTGCCAATGAGCTCATGGCCAAGACTGCTGTGGTTAAACTTCTGGTATATCGCAAATCCGGCGGCTTATATGGCCCGCAGCATTTAGAAGTAGAATATACTATGAGCCTAAGAGCCATCGAGAGTCCTTTTTATACCTTAAACGAAGCGCCATATGAGGTTGAATTGTACAAAGATCATTATTTGAGTCCTTCTTTGTTATCAACTTTAAAGACCAATAATAAGGCCTTACAGGTTTTGGGTAGTATTTACGCCAGAGAGAACGATTATCAGAACTGTTTAGTTGTAAACACAGACAAAGAAATTGTCGAGGCCTTAAACGGAAACTTGTTCTTGGTCAAGGGAGACCGCATAAAAACACCGGCAATAGCTTCGGGTTGCTTGAACGGCATCATGCGCAAGCAGATATTAAAACTCTTACTCGAATTACCTGATTATTTGATAGAGGAGGGGCCTGTTTCTCCATTTGAGTTGCAAAAGGCAGACGAAATGTTTCTGACCAATGTGGTCCAAGGGATACAACCGGTTACCAAATACCGCAAAAAGCAGTACGACAATAAGGTCGCCAAAGACCTTATTGGGAAACTCAATGCACGGGTTAGATTGTCTTAA
- a CDS encoding YqgE/AlgH family protein, whose product MPTLKPTKGVLLIAEPSILTDVSFNRSVVLLAEVNEAGAVGFILNKPLEFTLNDLIPEIDSELTVYKGGPVEQDNLYFIHKIPELIPDSVEIANGIYWGGDFDAVMTLLEQDKISNDDIRFFLGYSGWASEQLEDELEINSWIVMENPYANGVIGMSYDNFWKEKMIEFGDDYALWSNAPENPHYN is encoded by the coding sequence ATGCCAACACTCAAACCAACTAAGGGAGTTCTGCTGATAGCCGAACCTTCTATACTCACAGATGTTTCATTTAATCGTTCTGTGGTACTGTTGGCGGAAGTGAACGAGGCCGGTGCTGTAGGTTTTATACTCAATAAACCCTTAGAATTTACCCTCAATGATCTAATTCCTGAGATCGATTCCGAACTAACCGTTTATAAAGGCGGTCCGGTAGAGCAAGACAATTTGTACTTCATTCACAAGATCCCGGAGCTGATACCTGATAGTGTTGAGATCGCTAATGGTATTTATTGGGGTGGAGACTTTGATGCCGTTATGACACTCTTGGAACAAGACAAGATATCCAATGATGATATTCGTTTCTTTCTGGGGTATTCCGGTTGGGCCAGTGAACAATTAGAAGACGAGCTGGAGATAAACAGTTGGATAGTCATGGAGAACCCTTATGCCAACGGGGTTATCGGAATGAGTTATGACAATTTCTGGAAGGAGAAAATGATCGAATTTGGAGACGACTATGCCTTATGGTCTAACGCTCCGGAGAATCCACACTACAATTAA
- a CDS encoding HU family DNA-binding protein: MNKSDLIDAMAADAGITKAAAKKALESFCGNVEGALKKGNRVSLVGFGSWSVSKRSAREGRNPQTGKTIKIAAKNVVKFKAGSELSNSVN; this comes from the coding sequence ATGAATAAATCAGATTTAATCGACGCAATGGCGGCCGATGCTGGAATCACTAAAGCAGCAGCTAAAAAAGCTCTAGAGTCTTTTTGTGGAAATGTAGAAGGAGCTCTTAAGAAAGGAAATAGAGTATCTCTAGTAGGATTCGGATCTTGGTCTGTTTCTAAGCGTTCTGCTCGCGAAGGACGTAACCCACAAACTGGGAAAACAATTAAAATTGCTGCTAAAAACGTGGTAAAATTCAAAGCAGGTTCAGAATTATCTAACTCTGTGAACTAA
- the fmt gene encoding methionyl-tRNA formyltransferase, whose product MRIVFMGTPEFAVASLEALLAAKMEVVGVVTTPDKPAGRGRKLRGSAVKEAALKHDLPILQPEKLKDEAFLEALRAWKPDLIVVVAFRMLPEAVWKLPELGTFNLHGSLLPEYRGAAPIHWAVINGETETGVTTFFIDEQIDTGAIIDSRTMVIGPNETTGELHDRMMLLGADLVVETSKAIAQGEVTPKAQPKEKAFKPAPKLNSDNTRIDWSLAPEYIYNKVRGLNPFPGAWTIIYNGDEEIVAKLYEVSFQAGQHDLETGTLVHDKKNLKVAVEKGWISILEIKLAGKRKMTASALLNGFEFKPQAKVH is encoded by the coding sequence ATGCGTATAGTCTTTATGGGTACTCCGGAATTTGCAGTGGCTTCCTTAGAGGCCTTATTAGCAGCTAAAATGGAAGTTGTTGGTGTTGTCACTACTCCGGACAAGCCTGCAGGAAGAGGCCGTAAGCTGAGAGGCTCCGCAGTAAAGGAAGCCGCACTTAAGCACGATCTGCCAATACTGCAACCAGAAAAACTCAAAGATGAGGCATTTCTAGAAGCCCTGCGCGCATGGAAACCCGATCTTATTGTAGTTGTTGCATTCAGAATGTTGCCAGAAGCTGTATGGAAGCTACCTGAGCTAGGCACCTTTAATTTACACGGCTCCCTTTTACCAGAATATCGGGGGGCGGCCCCGATTCATTGGGCAGTGATCAACGGAGAGACAGAGACTGGAGTGACTACTTTCTTTATAGATGAACAAATCGATACTGGTGCAATAATTGACAGTCGCACTATGGTCATCGGGCCAAATGAAACCACCGGTGAGCTTCACGATAGAATGATGCTTTTGGGAGCAGACTTGGTCGTTGAAACATCAAAGGCCATAGCTCAGGGTGAGGTAACGCCAAAAGCACAACCCAAGGAGAAAGCGTTTAAACCAGCTCCAAAGCTAAATTCCGACAATACGCGTATTGATTGGTCTCTGGCCCCGGAATATATATATAATAAGGTAAGAGGGTTGAATCCCTTTCCTGGCGCATGGACTATTATTTATAACGGTGACGAGGAAATTGTAGCTAAATTATACGAAGTGTCCTTTCAAGCGGGTCAGCACGATTTGGAAACTGGGACTTTGGTTCACGATAAAAAGAACCTGAAAGTGGCCGTTGAAAAAGGTTGGATCTCCATTTTAGAAATCAAGTTGGCGGGCAAGCGAAAAATGACCGCTTCTGCCCTTTTAAATGGATTTGAGTTTAAGCCGCAAGCCAAAGTCCATTAA
- a CDS encoding RecQ family ATP-dependent DNA helicase: MNPKELLQQYWGYESFRPGQLELITASIQGRDVLAILPTGGGKSLCYQLPGIALDGITLVVSPLVALMQDQVFRLKTLGIKAVALSGGLSYEAVDRTLDNCIYGDYKFLFLSPERLQQDLVQGRIKQMKVNLIAIDEAHCISQWGHDFRPSYAKLSALRELAPEASIIALTATANSRVVMDIQEQLMLRDPLIHIGSLERSNLSYSVLATQDKYKGLEAMLHKHPGSGIVYLRSRRACEQLTQWLNAAGHQTFSYHGGLDAKTRKERLEEWKQSDQAVMIATNAFGMGIDKADVRLVVHFQLPDSLESYYQEAGRAGRDELAAQAVLLYSADDIQNAKSMFLEQLPDLKFTTTVYKKLQQQLRIAYGEGAFESYPLDFAGFCADYNLAYGKTYASFQMMDRLGILRLSPVFSRQTKVQFTASNQQLLDFFESNPQAGMLGQMLLRLYGGIAEVSTRIALKPLARQLNRPEQFLVEQLEFMEKQGIISLELQAADSNITFMQPREDERTLYPFGKHIELYHKQKTKQFEALLNYITAASSCRQQLLAAYFDQHDLAPCGICDLCQSPKASAKNSMPKHRQVLDLLKKGPLTHDQLAESLNFAPVAVGEVLQLLLDEGLVALDHNQKFRSI, encoded by the coding sequence ATGAATCCGAAGGAGCTCTTACAGCAGTATTGGGGCTATGAATCCTTCAGGCCTGGTCAATTGGAGCTTATTACAGCCTCCATACAAGGGCGCGATGTTTTAGCGATCTTACCTACCGGAGGCGGCAAAAGTCTATGTTATCAATTACCTGGCATCGCTTTAGACGGAATAACTTTGGTTGTAAGTCCTTTGGTGGCGCTGATGCAAGACCAAGTATTTAGGCTCAAAACCCTTGGAATCAAGGCAGTTGCTCTAAGCGGCGGACTCAGTTATGAAGCAGTAGACCGCACCCTGGACAATTGCATCTATGGAGATTATAAGTTTCTCTTCCTCTCGCCAGAAAGACTACAGCAAGACCTTGTTCAAGGACGGATCAAGCAAATGAAGGTAAACCTGATAGCCATAGATGAAGCCCATTGCATCTCGCAATGGGGACACGACTTTAGACCCTCCTATGCAAAGCTAAGTGCATTGCGAGAACTGGCCCCAGAGGCTTCAATTATTGCCCTCACAGCAACGGCCAATTCTCGTGTGGTTATGGACATACAGGAGCAACTAATGCTTCGTGATCCTTTGATCCATATTGGCAGCCTTGAAAGAAGCAACCTAAGCTATTCAGTTCTTGCTACTCAAGACAAATACAAAGGTTTAGAGGCTATGCTGCACAAACATCCTGGGTCCGGCATAGTGTATTTACGCAGCAGACGAGCTTGTGAACAATTGACGCAATGGCTAAATGCTGCTGGGCATCAGACCTTTTCTTACCACGGAGGTTTAGACGCTAAGACCAGAAAGGAGCGCCTGGAGGAATGGAAGCAAAGTGATCAGGCTGTTATGATAGCTACAAATGCCTTCGGAATGGGCATAGACAAGGCCGATGTTCGCTTAGTGGTTCATTTTCAGCTTCCGGATAGCTTAGAGAGCTATTATCAGGAAGCAGGGCGAGCAGGGCGAGATGAATTAGCGGCTCAGGCGGTGCTCTTGTACAGTGCCGACGATATCCAAAACGCCAAGAGTATGTTTTTGGAACAGCTGCCAGATCTTAAATTCACAACTACCGTTTACAAAAAACTCCAGCAACAATTGCGCATTGCCTATGGAGAGGGAGCTTTTGAAAGCTATCCACTAGACTTTGCCGGCTTCTGCGCAGATTACAACCTGGCTTACGGAAAGACCTATGCCAGTTTCCAAATGATGGATCGGCTAGGAATACTCCGATTAAGCCCAGTTTTTAGCAGACAGACCAAGGTACAGTTCACAGCTTCAAACCAACAATTACTCGACTTTTTTGAAAGTAATCCACAGGCCGGTATGCTTGGCCAAATGTTATTGCGACTTTATGGCGGCATTGCAGAAGTTTCAACAAGAATTGCATTAAAACCCCTTGCCAGACAGTTAAATAGGCCGGAACAGTTCCTTGTAGAACAATTGGAATTTATGGAGAAACAAGGGATCATTAGTCTAGAACTACAGGCGGCAGACAGCAATATCACCTTTATGCAGCCCAGAGAAGATGAACGAACCCTCTACCCTTTTGGGAAACATATCGAGCTGTATCACAAGCAAAAGACCAAACAGTTTGAAGCGCTATTAAACTATATCACAGCAGCTTCTTCTTGCAGACAGCAATTATTAGCCGCTTACTTTGATCAGCACGATCTTGCGCCTTGTGGTATTTGTGATCTTTGCCAAAGTCCAAAAGCATCTGCCAAAAACAGTATGCCCAAACACCGACAGGTATTAGATCTTCTTAAAAAGGGACCTTTGACACACGATCAACTGGCGGAAAGCCTTAATTTTGCTCCTGTAGCAGTGGGCGAAGTCTTACAGCTGCTCTTAGACGAGGGCTTGGTCGCCTTAGATCACAATCAAAAATTTAGAAGTATATAA
- a CDS encoding AAA family ATPase has protein sequence MEKQIHRIVITGAPGTGKTAVIEALQELGYHIFPEVIREFTSEETALQESPQEATNPIVFAEDSEGFNRRLLRGRQKQYLDGSALAQPLFYDRGLPDVLAYMDYFEQSYTEEFERYCLDHRYDLVFIMPPWESIFHADGGRFETFQQAKELHHSLMSSYERFGYPLIEVPKNTIEKRVAFILEQLNR, from the coding sequence ATGGAAAAACAAATCCACAGGATCGTTATCACCGGGGCGCCTGGAACAGGTAAAACCGCTGTAATAGAAGCACTACAAGAGCTTGGATACCATATCTTCCCTGAGGTGATCCGCGAATTTACGTCAGAAGAGACCGCCCTGCAGGAGAGCCCGCAAGAGGCGACCAATCCGATAGTGTTTGCAGAAGATTCTGAGGGTTTTAACCGGCGCCTACTCCGCGGCAGACAAAAACAGTATTTAGACGGTAGCGCCTTAGCGCAACCGCTCTTTTACGACAGAGGGCTCCCGGATGTCTTGGCTTATATGGATTATTTCGAGCAGTCTTATACGGAAGAATTCGAGCGTTACTGTCTGGATCACCGCTACGACCTTGTTTTTATAATGCCACCTTGGGAATCGATATTTCATGCCGATGGTGGCCGTTTCGAAACCTTCCAGCAAGCCAAAGAACTACACCACAGTCTTATGAGCAGTTATGAGCGATTTGGTTATCCGCTCATCGAAGTACCTAAGAATACCATAGAAAAAAGAGTCGCTTTTATCTTGGAACAACTCAATCGCTAA
- a CDS encoding DUF493 family protein: MNNSEKTEEFYKRLKAQLEDNFSWPSTYLYKFIVPSDPAKVAAIKDIFADTSANLQTKESSKGTFTSVSVKVRMKSPDAVIEKYLEVSKVEGVISL; encoded by the coding sequence ATGAATAATTCTGAGAAAACAGAAGAATTTTACAAGCGTTTAAAAGCCCAATTAGAAGATAATTTTAGTTGGCCTTCTACCTATTTATATAAATTTATTGTCCCATCTGATCCGGCTAAAGTGGCGGCCATTAAAGACATATTTGCAGACACTTCAGCGAATCTACAAACCAAAGAATCTTCTAAAGGAACCTTTACTAGTGTCTCTGTAAAAGTGCGTATGAAATCGCCAGATGCCGTGATAGAAAAATATTTAGAAGTTTCTAAAGTAGAAGGGGTGATTTCCCTATAA